The Terriglobia bacterium genome segment AATTACTTTCCTCCCTGAACCGAATTTTCAAACCTGGAATCGGTAACAATTTCAGAACTTAACACCCGAATGGCTCCAACATGCTCGCGATCCCGACACGGCGGCGGCAACGATGAAGGCTTTTGGAGTTAGTGCCATGATGTCCGAATTGGTTTCAGATTTCGATGGAATTCTCTTCACTCTTATATAGAATGAGCCGCCATGGTCCGAATGGGCATTTTGCGGCAGGCAAACTACTTGACATGACACGCTAACGATGATCCCGGAGCGCTGACCGGCGTGACTCAGCCCGATGTACGGCTTGGGCTGTGGCGGTAAACCAGGCTCCTGGCCCCCGGGCAACCGCTGGTTCTCTGAGCCCTGCCCCTTGCTCCGCGGTCCCGCAGTAACATCCGTGTTTGCCAGTTGGCCGGTGGCACACAAGAGGAGGCTATAGATGAATTTCCATGCCATGCGATCCCATAGGCGCTTCGGGGTGCCCGCGCTCGCCCTCGCGCTCCTTGTCATTTACGGCTCGGCGTTCGTGTTTACCTCGACACAGGCACAGAGCCCGGCCAAAAAGGTCCTGACGGTCGACGATTACAGCCGCTGGCGCAGCATCAGCGGCCAGGCGATCTCGGGCGACGGCAGGTGGGTGGCTTGCGTACTGTCGTATACCAACACGGTTCCGACCGACGCGAAACCGGTCCTGCACCTGCTGAATCTCGAGACGAACCAAGACGTCGAGATCGCTAACGCGACCGGGGGCACGTTCTCCGCCGACTCACATTGGATCGCCTACCAGGTCGATCCGAGCGGCGGTCGGGGTGGCCGTGGCGGCCGTGGCCGCGGCGCTGCGCCGGCTGGCGGCGGCGACGCACAAAGCGGAGCGCCGGGTGTCCAGGGGCGGGGTGCGAACGCGACTCCGCCGACGCCCCCGCAGCGCGTCGAGTTGCGCAACCTCGCGACCGGAGACATCCAGTCCTGGCAAGACATCGAGTCTTTCACGTTCTCCGCAAATTCGAGCCATCTGATTTTGCGGAGACGTCCGGCCGCGGCGGCGGGCGTGGGTGGCGCGGGCCGCGGCGCGGCGGTCAGCGGCGCCGGCGGTGGTGCCGCGGCAACCGAGACCGGTAGCGCGCCTTCCGGTCCACGCGGCGTCGACGTCATCCTGCACAACCTCACAACCGGCCGCCACCAACTCCTGGGCAGCGTCGGCGATATTGCCTTCAACAAGGCGGGCGATCTCCTCGCCTACACCGTGGACGCCGCCGCGAAAGACGGCAATGGCCTGTTCGTCCTCGATCTTCGCAACGGGCGCGTGAATGCGCTCGACACCGACGCGAAGAACTACAATCGGCTCGCGTGGAGCGAGGACGGCATGGCGCTCGCCGTGCTCAAGGGGCTCGATGTCGAGAAGATGCGCGAACGGGATAACGTGCTCCTCGCATTCCCGTCTGTTCAGGCATCACTCGGCGATGCGCCTCCGGCCCCGGTGACGCTCGATCCATCCAAGGTGGACGGGTTCCCGAAGGGATGGGTCGTGAGTGATCGCGCAGCCCTCTCGTGGAGCGATGACAAGAATCGCGTTTTCTTCGGCATCAAGGAGCAGGTCGCCGCCCCCGCCACGGGACCGCGCAAAAGCACCGATGAGGTCGCGGATGTGGACGTGTGGAACACGGTGGACGAACGCATCCAGTCGGTGCAGATGGCACGGGCCGAGACCGAGCGGAATTTCACTTACCGCCAGTCCTTCGACGTGTCCGCCGTGAAGTTCGTAAAGCTGGCGGACGCCACGATGCGCGACCTCGATGTCGCCATCGACGGCCGGTGGGCGGTCGGTCGCGACACGCGCGGGTACATCCACGACTACAAGCGGGCCGCGGCCGACATCTACCGCGTCAACACCACGACCGGCGAACGCACGTTGATGCTGAAAAATCAGATGATCAATACCTCGACCGGCAATCACACGTTCGGCATCTCCACCGACGGCCACTATTTCCTGTACTGGAAGGACAACAAGTACCAGGCCTATGACCTCGACGCAGGCACCACCCGGACGCTCGGCGGCGGCAGTTCCGTGAGTTTCGTCGACATGGAGTTCGACCACCCGGGCCCACGGCCTTCATACGGCATCGCGGGATACACCAATGACGGCAAGGCAGTCGTGGTCCAGCAACGGTACGACTTGTGGCTGCTCCCGCTCGACGGCTCGGCGCCGCGCAATCTCACGAACGGCGCGGGCGCCAAGAACGAGGTCCGCTTCCGGTACGTGCGGACGGAGCCGCCGGAGCCCAGCTCAGGCGCCCCGGGAGCCCCTGGCGGGGGCGGAAGAGGTGGCGGCGCCCCCCAGCGCTGGACGATCGACCTGTCGAAACCGATCACGCTGTCGGCCTACGGCGAATACACCAAGAAGGCGGGCTTTTACGAACTCGCGGCCGGACAACTGAAGGAACTTGTGTATGAGGACGCATCTTTCGGCAGCCCGACGAAAGCCGCAAAAGCGGACAAATTCCTCTTCACGCGCGAGACGTTCGCGGAATTTCCCGATCTTCGTGTCTCCGGTCCGGGCCTCAAGGAAGCGAAGAAGATTTCCGACGCCAACCCGCAGCAGGCGGAATACCTCTGGGGACACCGCATCCTCTTCGACTTCAAGAACAAGGACGGTTTGCGGCTGCAGGGCATCCTGGCTCTGCCCGACGACTACAAGCCGGGCGAAAAGCGGCCGATGCTTGTGACTTTCTATGAGAAGAATTCACAGAACCTGAACCGGTACTCCGCGCCTACGTACCTGTCGAGCATGGGATCGTCGCCGATCCAGGCTGTGAGCGAGGGATACATCACGATGCTGCCCGACATCCACTTCCGCACCGGCGCGTCGCACAGCGACATGCTCGAGTGCGTGGAGGCCGCCACGAGGAGAGTGATCGAGATGGGCTATGCCGATCCGAAGCGGATCGGCATCAACGGACACAGCTATGGCGGCGAAGGGGCCGCTTTTATCGGCACGCGGTCGCGGCTCTTCGCCGCCGTCGGCATGGGTGCGGGCGTCACCGACTTGTATTTCGACTTCAACACCAACTGGGGATGGTCCTACCAGGTGACGGGTGGGAGCGGCTCGAATCAGCCCGACTACTACCTCTACAACCAGGGGCGCGAGGGCGTGTCACCCTGGGACAATCCCGAAATGTACAATTTCGAGTCCGCCCTCACGCACGTGCCCGAAGTCACGGCGCCGTTTCTCATCATGCACGGCGCGGCGGACCCGACGGTGTCGTTCATGAACGGGCTCGTGTTCTACAACGCGATGCGCTACAACAACAAGAAGGCGATCCTGCTGGCATACCCGGGTGAAGGACACTCGCTCCGCGGACTTGCCAATCGCAAGGACTTGACGATCCGGTATTTCCAATTTTTCAACCACTACCTGAAGGGCGCACCGGCGCCCAGGTGGATGACAGAGGGAGTGCCGTTCCTGGAAAAGGATGCGAACCGGGACAAGTAACCCATCAGAAACAAGGGACGCTCACCTATTTTCCCATCTAAGTCACACAGCCCAGGTCGACCTGCAAACGCAAGATAGGAGGGTGTCCCAGTTTCCGATCTTCCTCAATTTCTCTTACGCCTTCCTCTTCATATGAAGGCCCAGCCAACCATCGCCCGCTCTGCCACGGAAAAGCACCACCAGGCACAGAATCGGAGTCAACACCATCAACACTGTGAAAGCAATGAGACCATCTTCCTCGGGATGAGGGTACTGGCCCACGAAGGCCCAGCAGGTGAATCCTAACAAAACGATATTGCAGATAACTGCCACGACCCTCAGAACACTGCTCGTGGACGACAGGTCATCAGTCTTCTTCTGTTCCTCCAAGGCTTTGCTCTTCACATGAAGGCCCAGCCAACCATCGCTCACCCCGCCATGGGAAATCACCACCGTGCTGAGAATCAGAGTCAACAGCAACCATAGTGTGAAAACAATGTAACTGGCTTCCTTTGCTCTTCGGATGTCATTGGCTACAAGCGGCCTGCCCCCCCGCTCAGCGGCGCGCAGCAGGCGCGTCTGGCTTCTGGAGTATCCAGATCATCACTGGGCTCCGGATCGCATCGAATGGGGAGCGATCGTAGCTTCCGTAGAGTTGGAGAACATCGAATCCGGCGTCTCGTGCCATCAACTCGAATTGATCCTTTTCGACCAGCACGAACTCCATCGGCCACAACTGCTTCGATCGCAGGTGGCCGTCATTGCCGAAGAATTCAAAAAACTGCAGGCGTGTAACGACCGGTCGCCCGCCCTGTTCAAAGCCCGAAACGACAAGTGTTCCATCCTTCGTCGGGAACCGCCCGACAATGCGCAACACGCCATCAACCTGGGTTCGACGTACGGCGGGATTGTGGAGCGTGCAAATGAAGCGTCCGCCCGCCGACAGGCACGCGAAAACGGCCGAGAGCGCCTGTCGCTGACGCTCCTCGCCGACGATCTCCATGAAAGACTGGAACGGCAGAATGGCAAGGTGGAACGATGCCGGAAGCCGAAGCTGACAGATGTCTGCACATTGCACGTCGGCGTGAAGACAACGTTCCTTCAACTTCCGAGATAAGACCTCCAGCATGCCCTCGGACGCGTCCACGCAGGTCAGTCGAACCCCCGCCTGGATTAACGGAAGAGAGAGCCGGCCGGTGCCCGAGGTGAGTTCGAGAACCGGAGCGTCCACGTTCACCGCTTCCGACAGGAAGAACGGAACATCGTAGTCGGCCGTCACATAGAGGTCGTAGATTTCGGCGACGCCGTCGTAGTTGATATGCAGATCATTCATGACTAGAGTTGTGCAACTCGAGTTATACAGGTCTAACTGGATAGGCCGCCAGGTGGCAACTGCTGATCCGGTTGAAACTGGGTAATCAACACGACAATTTCATCAAGAATCAACTGTTATGCGTGATCCGATTGGCGGCTGATGCAAGAGCATACACCCATACAAGGTGAAACCACAACACGGCTTGCCAGACAAACGCATGCCGAAAGATTTGAGAATTGGACCTAAAGAGTCAGCGTCCAGCTCTGGGGTGGTAGTCTTTTTGCGGGCCTCGTGGATCATGCGGTATCTCAACTCCTTGGTTCACTCGGACCTGCTATGGGCTAATCGGAGAACTGAATCGCGCCTCCAACCGGGACGTGTTGGACAGCCTCGTTGTTCTTTTGTTATCTAACCTTCTATCATGAAATAATAGGTTGCAACATGGCCGTTATCGTGATAACCTTCTATCGACCTTGAGGTAGTTATAGATGGCCATGACGCCGCTCAATCCTTCCCCAATCGATACGAAGCTCGTTGCGGGAGAACTGTGCCTCGATTTTGCCAACACGGCCGAATGGCATGCGAGCGCCACCCCGATTGAGCTCCTGAAGACCTACGGAGATCTCGTCACATGGAGCCGACGGGTGGGTCTGGTGGACGCGCCGGCCGCGGGGCGGTTGCTCCGGGAAGCCAGGAGACGTCCTGATGATGCCGCCGCCGTCTTGAAGCGTGCCATTACAGTCCGCGAAGCCATCTATGGACTCGTTCTGGCCTTCCTCCAGCTACGACCGCCCGCCGCATCCGTGCTCGAAGGCTTCAACCGAGAGCTAAGGACGGCATTCCAGCACGTGCAGGTCGTTCCCGGGCCTCAGGGTCTCACCTGGAACTGGGATTTCGGAAATCGGGACCTCGAAGCGATGCTTTGGCCGATTATACGCTCGGCGGCCGAGCTATTGACCTCGGAGCGGCAGGCGAGGATCGGCCAGTGTGCTGACGATCGGGGATGCGGCTGGCTGTTTCTGGACACCACGAAGAACCGCAGCAGGCGGTGGTGCGCGATGGAGGATTGTGGCAACCGCGCCAAGGCCCGCCGGCACTACCAGCGCAGCCGTGCGCCCGGGGCACGGAGCAGAAAGGCTTGATTTCAAGGTGTCAAGGGCCGGCAGAAAGAAGGATCCTATGACAGGAATCACAGAGAGATTGATGAACCTGATCGAGGAGCGAGGATGGAAAGGCAGGATCGTCCCGATCAGCCATCTGGATGATCTGAAACGAGAGATCCGCGATCGTTACGACTGCGGGCTTCTCAACGAGAAACTCTATCGTGACCAGCTGAGCTGGTTCTCATTCGAGCCGCCCGGAAACCTCCCGGATGCGCGCTCGATCATTGTTGTTGCCTTGCCGGTACCCCAGACGCGGACCATCTTCCACTGGCAGGGCGGCCGTTTCGCAGTGATCGTGCCGCCGACATATGCGGGTTATTCGGCAACCACCTTGCGTGTCCAGGCTGTCCTCGCCTCATGGATCGAGCAGGAGGGCTACAAAGTTGCATGCCCCCAGCTGCCGCTCAAGACCCTCGCTGCGTGGAGCGGTCTGGCGGAGTACGGGCGCAACAATATCTGTTACGTTGACGGCATGGGCAGCTTCCTTCAGCTTGTAGGCGTTTTCTCGGACTTGCCCTGCTCCGAGGATGCATGGCGCAAACCAAGGATGCTCCGGCGGTGCGATTCGTGTGTCGCCTGCCTGCGATCGTGCCCGAGCGGGGCCATAGCAAAAGACCGTTTCCTGCTCCATGCCGAAAACTGCCTCACCTATCACAAC includes the following:
- a CDS encoding prolyl oligopeptidase family serine peptidase; translated protein: MNFHAMRSHRRFGVPALALALLVIYGSAFVFTSTQAQSPAKKVLTVDDYSRWRSISGQAISGDGRWVACVLSYTNTVPTDAKPVLHLLNLETNQDVEIANATGGTFSADSHWIAYQVDPSGGRGGRGGRGRGAAPAGGGDAQSGAPGVQGRGANATPPTPPQRVELRNLATGDIQSWQDIESFTFSANSSHLILRRRPAAAAGVGGAGRGAAVSGAGGGAAATETGSAPSGPRGVDVILHNLTTGRHQLLGSVGDIAFNKAGDLLAYTVDAAAKDGNGLFVLDLRNGRVNALDTDAKNYNRLAWSEDGMALAVLKGLDVEKMRERDNVLLAFPSVQASLGDAPPAPVTLDPSKVDGFPKGWVVSDRAALSWSDDKNRVFFGIKEQVAAPATGPRKSTDEVADVDVWNTVDERIQSVQMARAETERNFTYRQSFDVSAVKFVKLADATMRDLDVAIDGRWAVGRDTRGYIHDYKRAAADIYRVNTTTGERTLMLKNQMINTSTGNHTFGISTDGHYFLYWKDNKYQAYDLDAGTTRTLGGGSSVSFVDMEFDHPGPRPSYGIAGYTNDGKAVVVQQRYDLWLLPLDGSAPRNLTNGAGAKNEVRFRYVRTEPPEPSSGAPGAPGGGGRGGGAPQRWTIDLSKPITLSAYGEYTKKAGFYELAAGQLKELVYEDASFGSPTKAAKADKFLFTRETFAEFPDLRVSGPGLKEAKKISDANPQQAEYLWGHRILFDFKNKDGLRLQGILALPDDYKPGEKRPMLVTFYEKNSQNLNRYSAPTYLSSMGSSPIQAVSEGYITMLPDIHFRTGASHSDMLECVEAATRRVIEMGYADPKRIGINGHSYGGEGAAFIGTRSRLFAAVGMGAGVTDLYFDFNTNWGWSYQVTGGSGSNQPDYYLYNQGREGVSPWDNPEMYNFESALTHVPEVTAPFLIMHGAADPTVSFMNGLVFYNAMRYNNKKAILLAYPGEGHSLRGLANRKDLTIRYFQFFNHYLKGAPAPRWMTEGVPFLEKDANRDK
- a CDS encoding class I SAM-dependent methyltransferase, with translation MNDLHINYDGVAEIYDLYVTADYDVPFFLSEAVNVDAPVLELTSGTGRLSLPLIQAGVRLTCVDASEGMLEVLSRKLKERCLHADVQCADICQLRLPASFHLAILPFQSFMEIVGEERQRQALSAVFACLSAGGRFICTLHNPAVRRTQVDGVLRIVGRFPTKDGTLVVSGFEQGGRPVVTRLQFFEFFGNDGHLRSKQLWPMEFVLVEKDQFELMARDAGFDVLQLYGSYDRSPFDAIRSPVMIWILQKPDAPAARR
- a CDS encoding ABATE domain-containing protein, with the translated sequence MAMTPLNPSPIDTKLVAGELCLDFANTAEWHASATPIELLKTYGDLVTWSRRVGLVDAPAAGRLLREARRRPDDAAAVLKRAITVREAIYGLVLAFLQLRPPAASVLEGFNRELRTAFQHVQVVPGPQGLTWNWDFGNRDLEAMLWPIIRSAAELLTSERQARIGQCADDRGCGWLFLDTTKNRSRRWCAMEDCGNRAKARRHYQRSRAPGARSRKA